Proteins encoded within one genomic window of Desulfonatronospira thiodismutans ASO3-1:
- a CDS encoding YHS domain-containing protein, with the protein MMKFIVIAVVLFILYKLLTNDQKKKKDAQLKEKEKLAASGIMVKDPVCGTYVDKDSDVRIKKDGQVYCFCSYDCRDKYLKKIKPDS; encoded by the coding sequence ATGATGAAATTCATAGTAATAGCTGTGGTGCTTTTTATTCTGTACAAGCTGTTGACCAATGATCAGAAAAAAAAGAAAGACGCTCAGTTAAAGGAAAAGGAAAAGCTGGCCGCATCCGGGATCATGGTCAAGGATCCTGTCTGCGGGACATACGTGGACAAGGACAGCGATGTGCGCATCAAGAAGGACGGACAGGTTTATTGCTTCTGCAGCTACGATTGCCGGGATAAATATCTGAAAAAGATCAAGCCCGATTCATAG
- the xerD gene encoding site-specific tyrosine recombinase XerD, which yields MSILAQEHPHARSFLEHALVIKGLAHQTVAAYTEDLSTFLEFLQEKGKDVLDINDQVLLVYLMFLRRKGLQSRSLARHMASLRGFYAYLHEQGLLKDNPAEMLENPKLPQLLPRVLSIPEVESILSQPSTGDKLGARDKTMLEMLYAAGLRVSELINLKVLDFDPQAGIIRVWGKGARERLVPLHFSCMQWLDFYLQHWRSSFSPRVDKVFINRSGKALSRQGVWKIIKKYTVMAGIKKDVSPHTLRHSFATHLLEGGADLRTVQVLLGHSDITATEIYTHVQSDRLKSAHDFFHPRSKNTGKPVHAEKR from the coding sequence TTGTCCATTCTCGCCCAAGAGCACCCTCATGCCCGGTCCTTTCTGGAGCATGCCCTGGTCATCAAGGGACTGGCCCATCAGACCGTGGCAGCGTACACCGAGGACCTGTCCACCTTTCTGGAATTTTTGCAGGAAAAAGGCAAGGATGTCTTAGATATAAATGACCAGGTGCTCTTGGTATATCTCATGTTTCTGCGCCGCAAAGGACTTCAGAGCCGCAGCCTGGCCAGGCATATGGCCAGCCTGCGCGGGTTTTACGCTTATCTGCATGAACAGGGGCTCTTGAAGGATAACCCGGCTGAAATGCTTGAAAATCCCAAGCTGCCGCAGCTGCTTCCCAGGGTTCTGTCCATCCCGGAAGTGGAGAGCATCCTATCCCAACCTTCCACAGGGGACAAGCTCGGAGCCAGGGACAAAACCATGCTGGAGATGCTTTATGCAGCCGGACTAAGGGTATCTGAACTGATAAACCTCAAGGTCCTGGACTTCGACCCCCAGGCGGGTATAATCAGGGTGTGGGGCAAAGGTGCCCGGGAACGCCTGGTGCCTTTGCACTTCAGCTGTATGCAGTGGCTGGATTTTTACCTACAGCACTGGCGCAGCTCTTTCTCACCCCGGGTGGACAAGGTTTTTATCAATCGCTCAGGAAAGGCCCTGTCCAGACAGGGCGTATGGAAGATAATCAAGAAATACACCGTGATGGCCGGGATTAAAAAAGATGTTTCCCCGCATACCCTGCGCCACTCCTTTGCCACTCATCTGCTGGAGGGAGGAGCCGACCTGCGCACTGTCCAGGTACTTCTGGGACATTCCGACATAACAGCCACCGAGATATACACCCATGTCCAGAGCGACAGGCTCAAGTCCGCTCACGATTTTTTTCATCCCAGGTCAAAAAATACAGGAAAGCCGGTTCATGCAGAAAAAAGATAA
- the folK gene encoding 2-amino-4-hydroxy-6-hydroxymethyldihydropteridine diphosphokinase translates to MKYSDCSEFMQDIFISLGSNMGNPADNLERAAQLLTDLPGLSLVKKSSVYLTEPQGMKDQPWFANQVMWMRCGDSWQPLDLLAALKELEKNMGRIPGPRNGPRVIDLDILLFAGMEINEEGLILPHHGLGSRAFVLIPLLEIFPELVLPDGQVAARLLQGLEFRLEGHKIFQT, encoded by the coding sequence ATGAAATATTCTGACTGTTCAGAGTTTATGCAGGATATATTTATCAGCCTGGGTTCCAATATGGGAAATCCAGCGGACAACCTGGAAAGGGCCGCGCAATTACTGACAGATCTGCCAGGACTTTCTCTGGTGAAAAAATCATCTGTCTACCTGACAGAGCCTCAGGGGATGAAAGATCAACCCTGGTTCGCCAACCAGGTCATGTGGATGCGCTGTGGTGATTCCTGGCAGCCGCTGGATCTTCTGGCAGCCTTAAAAGAACTGGAAAAAAACATGGGGCGTATTCCGGGACCGCGAAACGGACCCCGGGTCATTGACCTGGACATACTTCTGTTTGCAGGCATGGAAATAAACGAAGAAGGGCTGATCCTTCCTCATCACGGTCTGGGGTCCAGGGCCTTTGTTCTGATTCCGCTTCTGGAGATATTCCCTGAACTGGTGCTCCCGGACGGACAAGTGGCAGCAAGGCTGCTACAGGGGCTTGAATTCAGGTTAGAAGGGCATAAGATATTTCAAACATAA